The Rhodopirellula islandica genome segment AGCCCGCCGAGCGAAGACGTTTCAAAAATTCTTCCGCGGGTTCACCTTCTGCGGCAACGTTGGACGATGACTGCAGAATGGAACTGAAGAACATCGCCGCAACGACCCGGATGGCTAGTCGAGTTCGGCGACGAGACGATGGAGTCGGTGCTGGCATAATGGGTGCAGACGAGATGGGAGAAGAGCTTCGGATGGTGGTGCCGCGACCCTTGCGGTTGTGTTGCATCGCAAAGGACTAGATTAAAGTGCGAAAGTACCGGGAGCAACCTTTTGCGGCCGGATGTGTCCACGAATCCAATGCGTGACCATGCGTATCCCCAACGAAATCAATCGTGACAATCTCTATCGTCGACGCGCGAGAGGTGGCCTTCCCACCCAAACTTACCGGCGGCTGTTTCGGTTGATGCTGGCGTTGGTATTGGTCCTGATGGTGATGAGGCAAGCGGCGCGTCCTGGGGTGTATGCGATCTTCTTTCCCGAGACGATGGTCCCGGTCCAAGTGGAGACAACCTCGCGTTTGGCCGAGAAAACCGACGCGCAAGAGGCTCTATCGGAGTGGGAAACGGTTCAGGCTGCCGTCGCAGAACAAATTCTTTCAGAAGACCAAACGCTCGAAGACGGCGAACGTACTCCCACCCGAATGGAGCAGGATTCGCTCATCGCTCAGGTGGACGACGGAACCGTTTGGCGATCGGCGGATCAGCCCGCTCTGTGTGCGACGTTGGCGCTGCACCGATCTCAGCAGGCTTGGACAGCGGAGCCACCCTTCGAGCCTGTCCTGGAAACGGGGGTGTTGCCTTTGTTGCAGCAGCCCGACGTTTACCGCGGCCGAACGGTGCGTGCGACCGGAAAGTTAGTGCGAATTGTTTCCGTCCAAGCCAACGCGAACCAATGGGGAATCGATCGCTACTGGGATTGTTGGTTGCATCCCGAAGACGGAAGCCTGCGGCCTTGGCTGGTCATCGTTCCTGAATTGCCCCGCGGAATTCGCGAATTGGTGCCCGCCCTTGTGAGTGATCCAACGTCCAGCGGTGCCGTGGATCTGGATTCACCGCTGCCGACAATTGTCGTCGAGGGGGAATTTGTGAAGCGGCTTTCGTATCAATCCGCGGACGGGGTGGAGCTCACGCCCGTTGTCGTGGGGCATGTGCAAGCAGTCCGGTCCAACGGCAACCCTGTTGTCGGGGCCGCGATTCAATCTGTGCCGATGAAAGGTTCGGGGGTGCAGTCGCAGGAGAAGTCCCGTCCGCTGTCCTTGGGGATGATTGTCGTGATTGCGACTTTGATTGGCGTGGGCATCGGAGTCTTGGTGATGTGGCGTTCGGCGGTCTCGCACCGGCGTCTGCGGGCCCGACGCCAGCAAGATCATGTCACCCTGCCACTGGTGGCGTGTTTGGCGTTGGGGTTCTCGTCGTTGACAGTGAATCAGGTTTGGGGTGTCGCGCCCCAGGCCGACGCAATGGACCGTGTGGAAGAGAATGGCACCGGGGCAGGTGACTCGTCGCTATTGAACCTGTTGTCAGGGTTTGACGTCGAGCGACTGAAACGACTCGGCGATCGGATGCAGACGGGCAGCAATGGCAACGCGGCCAGAGACGAACAAGCCAAGTTGGTGTTCCGGTTGAAGCGGCTGTCGGAATCCACGTTGGATCAGCGGCGCCCCAAGTTGGCACCATCATCTGTTTCAGTGGGCGATGCCGTTGAGATCGACGGAAAGATTGAGTCGTTTCAGTTTGTGGCCGTTCCGGATGAGCTGACGGAGTTCTTGGGCCTGCGTCAGTTAATGGAATTGGTTCTGGCGGATGAAGCGGGGTCGCAAAGGCAGGTGGTTGCCGCGCCGTTGCCAAAGCAGGTTGCGGTGGGCGACCGGTTGTCGGGCATCGGGGTTGCACTTCAAGGTGGCGACAAGACGCCGGCGATTGCCGTGGCTGGAAATCTCCGTTGGCATCCGGTGCAACCGGAGTCACTCGGCTGGCAGGTGCTCAGCGAGTTGGATGTGGACATCTCGCGATTGCCCGAGATTGTGTCGCTCAGTCGCCGACCTTTGATGGACGCGGACTCTCAGGTTTTCTTCTCGATGATTGGGGCGGCGCATCAAGCCGGTTCGATTCCCATCAGCAGCGAACCGCTGGGGCCCATTGCGTCTGCGATGCGAGCGTCGGCGGTGGAGGTCAGTCCAACGGATCTGTTGAAGGAGCCCCAGAAGTGGATTGGGCAGTGGATCCGGATCGATGTGGAGACAGTCCGGTGGACCCGCGTGTCGGTGGAGTTGGATGCTCGGGCCCAGCAGGTTGGCAGCGACCATTACTACCAAATCGACGCGATGGGTGATCTGGGCAATGTGCAACTGAAGATTGCGACAGAAGATGGCGAGACCGTCACCATGCAAAATCGTTATCCGGTGACGTTGGTGACCGCCGAGTTGCCCGCGTTCCTGGCCGAGGAGAACGCTCTGTCACGCACGATTTCCAAGCCGGTTCGGGTGGAAGGGTTTTTCTATCGCTTGTGGAGTTACGAGTCCGATTTCATGGCCTCGCACGGCGGCAAGCAGTTTGCGCCGTTGTTGATCGCGGGCCGTTGGGGCGATCGAACTCCAACATCGAAGGATCCCATCGGCGTTGGTTGGATCGGAACCCTCGCGGCCGCGGGAGTGGTCACGGCGATTGTGGCGGCACTCGCGTTCGCTTGGTTCAATCGCCGCGGTGACCGCTTGGCACGCCAGCAGCGAGTGTAGAGGTCAGTTCCAACTCAATTTGAGGGTAGCGGAACTCGTCAAGAGTTTCGTTGGTTGCTGGAAAACCGAAAGCCTTGACGACTTCCGCTACGGCCGTAACTCGTTTTTAGGCCTAGCAGACCACTACCGGTCTTCGCCCAGTTTGATCTCAAAACCGGTTCGTTCGTTGATCGTTTCAAAGAATCCACGAACGATGTTGGTCGCTCCGTCGTCACCGATCAGCTGAGCCATGAAACGCTGTTGCGGCTGGCTGAATTGCTCACGCAGTTGCTCCATCTCAGGTTGGAACTGAGTGGGTTGAACCACGTAGTAGACCGAGAGTGGTGCGTTGGGGGCGACATTGGCTTGGCCCACTTCGGTGTTGAAGACCGATCGCATGAATTCATCACCGACCGAGTTCAGTTCAGGGACATTGCCGATCGAAGTTTGCATCATGCCAACCATGTTGAGCCAGCTGAACGGGCCCAGTCCGGTGTGCAAGTTGTCTTCTTTGCCTTCCGGGACGATGTCAGCCAGTTGCTTGCCTTCGGTCAAGGAGTCGGCCAGTTTCCTGGCGGCTGCTTGGGCCAATTCGCGAGCTTCTTCCGTGCGGATCGCCAGGATGACTTCTTCGCGAACCTCGTCCAATTCGGGGGTGTACGCTTCGATGTCTTTGGTCTTCCAGGAAACATACGACTTCGCATTTTCGAGGTCCACCGAACGTTGGGGCGCGAACGCTGGTTGGGCAGGGATGGACGAACCGTCCTGCATGGCGGCTCCAAACATCATCGCGTAGTAGGGAGCACCGCGTTGTTGCAGCGATTGGCCCAGCCCGTAGGATTCGCCGATCGGCTCTTCACTGACGGAGACACGATTGACCAAGCCAGTCGTGCCATAGCCGAGTCCCTTTTCTTCTGCGATCGCCTTCAAGTCCGGACGTGTGGGAGCCTCTTCGGCGGTCGAAACGCCGACCGCAACGTTGCTCTCGTGGACGGCCATTTCACTGAAGTAATCCCGCATCAAAGCGTTCATTTCGGTGATGGTTTGGTCCAGCTTTTGACGTGCGGTTTCGGAAACCATGTCGGTGGCAATCGCATCGCGAACGTCTTCGAACGATTGGGGTTTGGTCTCGGCGGGTTCGTCGCCCAGATCCAATCCATCGCCCAGTTCCATTTCGTCGTCGCTGGTCTCAGTGGCTGGGGGAGCGTCAGCAGGAGTTTCAGGGGCGTCATCGTCGTCTTGGAACGCGACCAGTTGAACCGCTTCGTCGCGTGAGCGGAGCATGGAACTGTCTTCGTTGGCCGGTTCGTCTGTGCTTTCTTCGGAGCCAGTTTCTTCTGAGGTGGTTTCTTCTGAGGTGGTTTCTTCTGAGGTGGTTTCTTCTGAGGTGGTTTCTTCTGAGGTGGTTTCCTCGGCAGGAGTTTCTTCGGAGGCGGGCTCTTCCGCTGGGGGTTCCTCGGACGAGGTTTCGCTGCTTTCTTCGCTGGTGGGCTCGGTTTCAGCTTCCGCTTCGGTGGTTTCTTCCACCATTTCTTCCGCGACCGTTTCTTCGGTTTCGGTGGCGGGAGATTCTTCTTCGGTCGTTTCCGCTGTTTCTTCGGCTGCTTCTTCCGCAGCGTTTTCGATTTCCATCGCTTCGAGTTCTGCGGTGGCGTCCTCGGTTGCCTCGACGGGCATTTGGAAATCGCCACCGGCCAGTCGGCGTTCGTACTCGGCGCGGATGGCTTCTTCGGTCAGCTTGGCTTTTTCTCGTTCAACGAAATCGTTCAGGTCGGCGAAGACGAATTCGATCTCGGCCGAATCCGGACGACGGAACTTGGGTTCAGGGCTTTGGTCGTTGGGATAGGCCAGCAGATCCTTTCCAGCGTCGTAGACCTCTTGGATCTTGGACTGGCTGGGGGATTCATCGGTTTGGTCGAGGTATTCGGCGACCAGCACGCCGTAGGCGTCGATGTTGGCGGACTGATTGGTCTTCAGGAAATTTCGCCACTGAGCCAAGGGGGTGGTGACGGGCATGCGGCCGTTCATCAGGCCCACCATCGCACTGCGTTGGTAAAGATCCGATAGCAAATGCATCCGCAACTGTTCGTACAGTTGGATGGGACCCATTTGGTTTTTGGTGAACTGCATCAGCATCGAACCGATTTCGTTGTCGCTGAGCAATCCATCGGTGTAGCGGCTGAGCCAGTTGCGAACGGACGTGTCATCCAGCTCGAAACCGGCTTTTCTGGCTTCGCTGTAAAACCGCATCGTGTTGATGGTGGCTTCTTCGCTTGGATTTGCATCGATGCCGAGCGATTGGATCTGGCCTGATTCTTGGTCGTATTGAAAACCAGGGACCTGTGGCACTCCGCCACGCCGGATCGTTTCTTGGCCCAAATCGCTCAGGAACCCGACGATGGCACGGTGCTGCTGCGTTGTGCGGGCGACGCGGCTCTGCGTCAGCGTGACACCGTCATAGACCGCCGCGACTGGGTCGGAATTGGATCCGCCTCCTCGCCGCAGGTAAGTGTCCAACGCAGGCAAGACGACGAACGCAAACAATGCCAACAAAGTCAACAAGACCATCATTGGTTTGAGGTTGCGTCGAAAAATCTCGAACGGGCTACTGCTCATCGTTGGGTCCAAAAAACAAAATGGTTGCAATTCAAACCGCAGAGGGTATCCCCACGGGAATTTACTGGTCAAGGTGAGTTGAATCGAAGGCTCGCCAGCGGGGCAAGCACCTCGGGGTGATTCGGCGGTCGATTGGGTGAAAGGGGTGTCAGAATAGGTAAGCGACGAAGAATGGCTGGTTCGTCACCACGCTTCGGGAGCTTCCTGGCCTTCTGGTCACCAAAAAACCGACCATCGCCTGCTCACTCGGAACGAGATGAGCCGTGAAAAAGAATCCGGGCTCCTTCTCTGAGAATGAGCTTGGGGAAACATCCGAGCTCTGAAAATCGCGGCGATCTCACCAGATCCGAATGCGTTCTTCGGGAGCGATGTAGAGCGGGTCGGTTTCGTCGATTCGGAACGCTTCGTACCAAGCGTCCATGTTGCGGACGATTCCGTTGACGCGGTATTCGCTGGGGCTGTGCGGGTCCGTGATCAAACGTTTCCGCAATTCGGGTTCGCGATACAGGCGACGCCAGATCTGGGCCCAGCCCAAGAAGAATCGTTGATCACCGGTCAAATTGTCGATGACCTTGGCCGGTTGGCCTTCCAGTGACAAGCGATAGGCTTCGTAAGCGACGCTCAGGCCGCCCAGGTCGCCGATATTTTCGCCCAGCGTCAGTTCGCCGTTGACGTTCATGTCCTCAAACGGTTGAAACGCATTGTACTGGTCGACCAAACCGGAGGCTCGCTTATCGAATTCTTCGCGATCCTTGGGCGTCCACCAATTCACCAGGTTCCCGTCGCCGTCGTACTTGCTGCCTTTGTCGTCGAAGCCGTGCGAAAGTTCGTGACCGATCACGGCGCCGATGCCGCCGTAGTTGACCGCGTCGTCGGCGGCCAAATTGAAGAAGGGGGGCTGCAGGATCGCAGCCGGAAACACAATTTCGTTCATCGTCGGGTTGTAGTAAGCGTTGATCGTTTGTGGCGTCATGTGCCACTCGTTGCGATCAATCGGTCCACCCAACTTGGCGAGTTGACGCTCGGTTTCAAAAATCGACGCGGCGATCAGGTTGGTCGCGGGGGACTCAGCCGTGATTTCGAGTTTGCTGTAATCCTTCCATTCGTCGGGGTAGCCGATCTTGGTGTGGAATTTGCCAAGCTTCGTGAGGGCCTGTTTCTTGGTGCCTTCGCTCATCCAGTCACGCGATTCAATGCGTTCGGCGAAGGCGCGTTTGAGGTTTTCAACCAATTCGTTCATGCGACGCTTGGCTTCGGGGGCAAAGTGCTCTTCGACGTACAGTTGCCCGACCACCTCACCCAAAACGCTGCCGGTCAAATCGACCGCTCGTTTCCACATCGGTTGCTGCTCATCGATTCCCGAGATGGCTTTGTCGTGGAATTCAAAGTGGCGTCGTTCCAGGTCTGCCGTCAATGCGGATGCGTAGGCATCGATCGCGTGGAATTGCAGGTACGCTTTCCATGCTTCAAGGCTGTGGTCGGCGAAGAGATCACCAAGAGATTTCAGGTAGCTGGGCTGCCGGACGACAAAGGCGTCTTGGTCGGTCAGGCCAATCGCATGGGTCATCGCAGGGACGTCGAAGCCCGCGATCGTCTCATCGACTTCCGCGAGCGTGAGTTTGTTGTAGGTTTTTTCGGGGTCGCGATTCTCGGTCTTGGTCCACTGGTTCTTCGCCAGTTCGGTTTCGATGGCCACGACTTGCTGTGCCAATTCATCGGCGGACTCAACCGACAAAACTTGCAGCATGTCTTGGACGTATACCTGCAACGCTTCGCGGGCCGACACGTATTGGGGATCGTCTTCGAGGTAGTAGTCGCGGTCGGGGAGCGTCAAACCTGACTGAGACAGGTACACCGTGTAGGTGTCGCTGGCCTTGGCATCGACGCTGATGTAGGCACCCAAGGGAGCGTCCACGCCGACGCGAGACAGTTGACCGATCGTGGCACCGAGCTCGTCTTTGGATTTCAATCCGTCGACGATCTCCAAAACCGGTTGGATAGGCTTGAGCCCGAGTGCGTTGCGTTGGTCGAGGTCCAACACACTGCGATACAGATCGCCGACCTTTTGGGCTGGCGTGCCCTGCTCGGCTTTGGTCTCAGCCGATTGTTCGATCAACGCTCGGACTTGGGACCGCGTCGCGTCGTCCAGCACCGTGAAGATTCCGTAGTTGGATTTGTCCGATGGAATCGGCGTGTTTTCCAGCCACTCTTCATTGGCGTGCAAGTAGAAGTTTTGGCCCGGTTCGACGGTGGCGCTGAATAGAGACTGGTCGATGCCAGAGACTTTGTCGGCAACCGTTTGGCTGGTCTTGCCGGGAGATTTCGCGGAGACAACGGCGGGCTGCAAGACTGTGCCGAGCAAGGCCAAACCCGCGGCGGATTTGCCAAGCGACGACAGGCCGGCCAAAGCGATTCCAAAGCAGCCCTGCAGGCGAACCCCGCGGGAAGAACGAGGGCTTGAGGGTCGGGGCATACGAGTGGTCACGAGCAATCCTTTTGTCGAAACGAGTCGATTGGAAAGAATCAATGGGAGGGTGCGAAGTCAGCGGAGAAACGACCCCTACGATTCCAGCGAATTGCTAGTTCGTGAGGCGAAACTCCGGGGGCATCGTCCCACAAATCCGGGTTGGTGTCAGGTGCTGAAATGCGACACTTGGGCACCCCGGCCGGGTAAGATGTCTGACCCACCCGCACCCCCGCCTTTCGTCCCCACTGCGAGGAAATTATGCCAAAGCCCCATCCCACCCCCGAGTCGCAATCCGTCTCGCGTCGTCGTTTCCAAAAAACAGCCGCGACCACATTTGTGCTCTCCGCCGGAACGGCTTTGTCGCGTGCCCAGGCAGCGGGATCCAACGATCGCGTCGGTCTGGGGTTCATCGGCGTCGCCAACCGTGGCAGCCAATTGATGAAGGCCTTCGCGGAGCACAAGGATTGTCAGCCTGTGGCGGTCTGTGATGTGGATTCCCAAGCGATGGCGACGGCCGCGGCAAAAGCAGGCGAAACCGCGGGCGGCAGCGTCTTTCAGACCGGTGACTACCGTGATTTGTTGGAACGTTCCGACGTCGATGCCGTGGTCATCGCCAGCCCCGATCATTGGCACGCCTTGCAAATGATCTCGGCTTGCCAAGCGGGGAAGGACGTTTACGTCGAAAAGCCACTCTCGGCGACGATTTTCGAAGGCCGAGCGATGGTCAAGGCCGCTCGCAAGTTCAACCGGGTCACGCAGGTCGGCACGCATCGCCGTAGCAGTCCGCTGTATCACGAATTGGCCGGGCGGGTGCAGGATGATTTGTTGGGGAAAGTCTGCGTGTCACGCGCGTACCGGCTCAGCAACATGGCTCCCGCTGGCATCGGCAAGCTTCCCACGTCGAAGCCACCCGCCCATCTGAACTGGGACATGTGGGTGGGCCCGCGGGCCGAGCAACCCTATCAAGACAACATCGCCCCGTACAAATTTCGTTGGTGGCAGGACTACAGTTCGCAAATGGGGAATTGGGGAGTGCACTACCTCGACGCGATTCGTTGGTGCCTGGGCGAAGAGGCACCGTCCAGCGTTTGTGCGATGGGCGGACGTTTTGGTGTCGACGATGACCGCACGATCCCGGACACGATGGAGGTGACATTCCAATTCGCATCGGGTCGATTGGCGGTCTTTGGACAATACGAAACCAGCATGAACCCGACGCTCGCCTCAGGCGAAATCGAACTGCGCGGCACAAAGGGAACGGCGTACGTTTCCGAACGCCAGTACGAGATCCTTCCTGAACGACGCGGTCAGTTTTCGAAGCAAGAAAACTTTGCCAAGCCGGAGACTCGTTCGGAGGTTTCCAACAATCACGTGCTGACCGTCAATCACGCTCGCAATTTCTTGGACTGCATGGTGTCGCGTGAACGCTGTCACGCTGACATTGAGATCGGTCATCGCAGCACCACGTTCTGTCACCTGGCGAACATTTCGCAAACGCTGGGCAAGCGACTGGAATGGGATGCAAAGGCGGAGCGGTTCACCAACGACGAAGCCGCCAACGAGATGCTGCACTACGAGTACCGGGCCCCGTGGAAATTGCCCACGGTTTAAGACGTCGTCGCTGCGTAGGCCAGGTTCCACCTGGCATGGGTGAAACGCCGAGGCACGGTGCGCACGCGAGCGATGTTGGATCACACGCCTCGCTTTGTTCCAAAGCATCGGACGTGTTGCCAGGTACAACCTGGCCTACGAATCTAGGTAGCCGGATTCGCCAGAATTCGGAAGGCACCTGGCGAACATTTCGCAAACGCTGGGCAAGCGACTGGATTGGGATGCAAAGGCGGAGCGGTTCACCAACGACGAAGCCGCCAACGAGATGCTGCACTACGAGTACCGGGCCCCGTGGAAATTGCCCACGGTTTAAGACGTCGTCGCTGCGTAGGCCAGGTTCCACCTGGCATGGGTGAAACGCCGAGGCACGGTGCGCACGCGAGCGATGTTGGATCACACGCCTCGCTTTGTTCCAAAGCATCGGACGTGTTGCCAGGTACAACCTGGCCTACGAATCTAGGTAGCCGGATTCGCCAGAATTCGGAAGGCACGGCGGTGTCACCCACCGAATTATTGGCGAATCCGGCGACGGTCAATTCTGGGTGTCTTGCAGGCTCTTGTCGATCAATTCTAGCTGTTTTTGGGCTCGCTGCTCGACCGATTCGGGGCGGCCGAGCTCTTGGATGGATTCACTGAGTTGTTGCAACTGTTTTTCCAGTTGCTGAATGTGCAGTTGCTTCATGCGGATCTGATCCCTTTCAAGCTCGATGAACAGACGCTTGATCCGATTTTTTGCTTGGGGCACCTCCTCTTCGCCTGCGCCTGTCAAACGCTTGAGTTCTCGGGCGATTTGTTGGCGAATTTCCTGAGTCTTCTCTGCGACCTGTTGGAGGGAAGGATCGAGGACGGGTGATGCGGACCGCTTCGATGGTTGAGCGGCGAATGGATCGGCTCCGCTGGAGGCTGCAAATGGATCCGATGACTGTGGCGACGAATTGGTTTTCGACGGGGACCCTCCAAACGGGTCGGAGGCCGCAGGGGCAGCAAACGGATCTGGTTGAGCGCCGGGAGAGGGCGCCCTGGCAAACGGATCGCCGTTGGGATGGTCAAACGGGTTGCGGTTCATCAGCTCTTGCGAGAAGAACAAGTCAATGCGGGGGCGTCGGCCGTTGGTCTCGGACGACTCGGCCAAATCCAACGCGATCGCGATGTGTTGTTCCATGTTGGATTTCAACGCCGTCTGACTTCCAACCGGGACCTGCAACCAAATGCTGCTTTGGTCTTTGGGAATGTTGAAGTCACTGGGCAGGAACGTCACACGGTTCAAACCAAATCGCAATGCTTTCAGGCGGATCTTTCGTTTCCAAGAATCGACGTCTTCTTCTTTCATTCCCTCCGGCATGCGGGCGATGACGTGCCGCTCGGGTTTGTCGGGGATCGAAAGTTTCATGTCCAAGTCGATCAACCCGGAGGTGGGTTGGCGGTATTGAACGGTGGAGAATGGCATGCCACCCATGCCTCCCATGCCGCCTCCCATACCGTGGTTTTGGGGTGGGAAACACTTCAGGACGTCCTGAACCGTCAGGAAGGGTTTGGTCTCGAAGTCATAGTCGGGACCGAGAAGAATCGTGACTTTGAGAGGGAGGTTGGAAGGTGACGGAGGAGGCGTGCTTCCCATTCCCATGTCCATCCCTCCATACATGTCCATCACCATGTCTTCCTGCGCCTGCAGCGAACCAGTGGGCATGGTGATGCCAAACATCAAAGAAAAGACAACCGCAAACAGCAGACTCAGTCGTGTGCACATGAGAATTCTCCGAGTAGGCCAGGTCTCACCTGGCGATGGTGATGGGACTGTTTCTCATTCTTCATGGGGCAGATCCTTTGTGGGTTTCGGCCCGGTGCACCTCTCCCGAAACGAAGTTTGGGGAGAGGTCGAGCGACGCCGTTCAGGCGTACGCGAGGGTGAGGGTCGGGCATGGTAGGCGGCGTGCATTGCCTGGACGGTCAACACTTGAGGGTTGATACCGTTCTGGACCGCGCAAGTTCTGTTCCACGACTTCGCCCCAACGGGGCAGCCCTATCACAGCCCAGGGCGACGCCCTGGGGTGCGGCGGGAAAAAGATTGCAAAGCCCCAACGGGGCGGTCCTAGCGTTTTTGAGGGGCTCTCTGTTAGGGCCGCCCCGTTGGGGCTCGCGTTGGAGCGTTCGTAACGAAACCCCAGGCGATGCCTGGGGCTATCGTAGGGCTGCCCCTTTGGGGCGTGGCGCAGAACCAAAAACAATGCCGCATTGTCCGTGTCGACCCTCAAGTTTTGACGGTCTTCGCGTAACCCTCCCCGGCATTCTCGCTGAACGCTCGCATTCAGCCCATCCCCAACTGCGTTCAGGAGAGTGAATTCACATTTGCAAACACTGCATCTGAACGCCTCACGGCCTCTTCGCTCAATCCTGTGAAGCGGGGACGAAGCATTCATGGTTGCTCATTGACTTCAAGGCTTCTTTGCAGCGATTCAATCTGCATCTGGATCAATTCCAGTTGGGAATCGATCTCGGCCAGCGAGGTGGATTCGTTCGTCGTTGGTTCGGTCCACACCGATTCGGTGACCGGACCCGCGAGGGCAAAGTCGGGATCGACGGGCTCGGGTTGGGACGCGGAAGGATTGCTAGCCGGTCGCGTCTCGACGACAGTCGATTGGGTCGTTCTCGATCGGTTCCAAACATTGGTGGCGATCAATGGAATGGAAGCCAGAAGCAGAACCGCCAGTAAAACCGCGAGACGGATGTGGGGTCTTTTCGATGCCATCACTTCGCTCGGAAGAGGGATGCTGGGTTGTTGCACGTGGGCCAAGCAGGCTTCCAGCAAACGCTGCGTTTCTTCGGCGCTGCTGATTCGATTTCTTGCGTCCTTGCGAAGCAATTGATCGACCAAGTGCTCCATCCAAACCGGAACGCTCGCTTGGCTTTCCCGCATCGGACGATGAGGATGATCTGTGATCCGGCGCAGAATTCCGTAACTGGTTTCCGAACGAAAGGGTGGACGTCCCGTCGCCATCGCGTACAGCACGCATCCGAGTGCAAACAGATCGCTGCGAGCATCGACCGATTCACCACGTGCTTGTTCGGGTGACATGTACTGGGGCGTTCCCGCGATCACTCCGGAGCGTGTGACCGTCACGTCATCGGCGGCCCGGGCCAAACCAAAGTCGGTCAACATCGTTCGGTCGACGGCAGGTTCGATCAGGATGTTGGCGGGCTTCACGTCGCGATGCACCAATCCTTGTCGGTGGGCGGCAGCGAGCGCCGCGGCGACTTGGATACCGATCCGCAGCACATCGGTGATCGGCAGCGGACCCTCGGTGTCGATGCGTTGTTGCAGTGTCCGGCAAGCCACATACGGCATGACCAAGTAGGGCAGGGTGGCCGATTCACTGACGGACAAAATCGGCATCACATTGGGATGCACGATCGCCGCGGTTGCCTGTGCCTCGCGAAGAAAACGTTTGCGAGCCGTTCCGATCGAGGCCAAGTGGGGCGACATGACTTTGATGGCCACCGGACGATTCAGCTCCGGTTGAAAACCCTTCAGCACAATCCCCATTCCGCCATGCCCGATCACGGACTGGACCTCGAACTCACCGAGTTTGCCAATCGCATCGGGTTGGTCGGTTGGCTGCAGAAACGATACCGCGAAATCGGCCAGCCAAGCCGTCTCGCTGGGAGCGGCCAGTTTGGGTGTGTCGAGCGCGAGGCTGCCCGACATGGTTTCACGCCGGAGCGATTCGCGAATCCCGTGGGAGGACTCCGCGAATTGTTCGATTCTGGTCTGGCAAAGCTCGCATTCATCGAGGTGGGAGGTGACGTCTTCGTCGGTCTGTGCGTCGGCGTGCTCGTCGAGCACCAATCGCAGGACATCGTCGCTGGGGTGCCAGGCGTTCACTGCATCACCTCGTCGAGAACCAATCGAATGCGACGCAAAATGCGGGAACGGGACATGTAAATGCTGCCCGCGGAAACGTTCAGTTCTCCGGCGATCTCAGCAACCGGTCGGCCTTCGATCATCGTGCCCCAAAACGCTTTCCAGCTTGTCGGGGCGAATTCGGAGCGGACTTTCTCGGCGGCCCAAACAATCAATTCATGTTGGTACTGATCCTCCAACGCGGGATCATCAATGGCGGGCTGTTGGTCGAGTTGCAACAGTGCGTCCGTGCCGC includes the following:
- a CDS encoding Gfo/Idh/MocA family protein, which encodes MPKPHPTPESQSVSRRRFQKTAATTFVLSAGTALSRAQAAGSNDRVGLGFIGVANRGSQLMKAFAEHKDCQPVAVCDVDSQAMATAAAKAGETAGGSVFQTGDYRDLLERSDVDAVVIASPDHWHALQMISACQAGKDVYVEKPLSATIFEGRAMVKAARKFNRVTQVGTHRRSSPLYHELAGRVQDDLLGKVCVSRAYRLSNMAPAGIGKLPTSKPPAHLNWDMWVGPRAEQPYQDNIAPYKFRWWQDYSSQMGNWGVHYLDAIRWCLGEEAPSSVCAMGGRFGVDDDRTIPDTMEVTFQFASGRLAVFGQYETSMNPTLASGEIELRGTKGTAYVSERQYEILPERRGQFSKQENFAKPETRSEVSNNHVLTVNHARNFLDCMVSRERCHADIEIGHRSTTFCHLANISQTLGKRLEWDAKAERFTNDEAANEMLHYEYRAPWKLPTV
- a CDS encoding M13 family metallopeptidase → MILSNRLVSTKGLLVTTRMPRPSSPRSSRGVRLQGCFGIALAGLSSLGKSAAGLALLGTVLQPAVVSAKSPGKTSQTVADKVSGIDQSLFSATVEPGQNFYLHANEEWLENTPIPSDKSNYGIFTVLDDATRSQVRALIEQSAETKAEQGTPAQKVGDLYRSVLDLDQRNALGLKPIQPVLEIVDGLKSKDELGATIGQLSRVGVDAPLGAYISVDAKASDTYTVYLSQSGLTLPDRDYYLEDDPQYVSAREALQVYVQDMLQVLSVESADELAQQVVAIETELAKNQWTKTENRDPEKTYNKLTLAEVDETIAGFDVPAMTHAIGLTDQDAFVVRQPSYLKSLGDLFADHSLEAWKAYLQFHAIDAYASALTADLERRHFEFHDKAISGIDEQQPMWKRAVDLTGSVLGEVVGQLYVEEHFAPEAKRRMNELVENLKRAFAERIESRDWMSEGTKKQALTKLGKFHTKIGYPDEWKDYSKLEITAESPATNLIAASIFETERQLAKLGGPIDRNEWHMTPQTINAYYNPTMNEIVFPAAILQPPFFNLAADDAVNYGGIGAVIGHELSHGFDDKGSKYDGDGNLVNWWTPKDREEFDKRASGLVDQYNAFQPFEDMNVNGELTLGENIGDLGGLSVAYEAYRLSLEGQPAKVIDNLTGDQRFFLGWAQIWRRLYREPELRKRLITDPHSPSEYRVNGIVRNMDAWYEAFRIDETDPLYIAPEERIRIW
- a CDS encoding serine/threonine-protein kinase; amino-acid sequence: MNAWHPSDDVLRLVLDEHADAQTDEDVTSHLDECELCQTRIEQFAESSHGIRESLRRETMSGSLALDTPKLAAPSETAWLADFAVSFLQPTDQPDAIGKLGEFEVQSVIGHGGMGIVLKGFQPELNRPVAIKVMSPHLASIGTARKRFLREAQATAAIVHPNVMPILSVSESATLPYLVMPYVACRTLQQRIDTEGPLPITDVLRIGIQVAAALAAAHRQGLVHRDVKPANILIEPAVDRTMLTDFGLARAADDVTVTRSGVIAGTPQYMSPEQARGESVDARSDLFALGCVLYAMATGRPPFRSETSYGILRRITDHPHRPMRESQASVPVWMEHLVDQLLRKDARNRISSAEETQRLLEACLAHVQQPSIPLPSEVMASKRPHIRLAVLLAVLLLASIPLIATNVWNRSRTTQSTVVETRPASNPSASQPEPVDPDFALAGPVTESVWTEPTTNESTSLAEIDSQLELIQMQIESLQRSLEVNEQP